The genomic region tgtaAAGGAATGTTATGTAATACATCATCCAATTGAGGGAGCCTTCCACGAttctagcaaaaaaaaaaacaaaaaacaaacgtgaaTGCCATTTTCGTTCCTTAAAACGATAGCatgatggaaatgttccggTTAGTAAAAGGAGATCAAATCATGCATATTTACGGAAGAGTATGGTGTGAAACTAAAAACTCCGTAATCCATACTCGTAGcaaagaagatggaagaaacaTTACATGCGATAAAGAACGTGCGAAGAAAAATGCTTCATTTGTCCAACAATCAATAATAATCCAACAATCCAAAACAGTCTCAACCagaagtgaacaaaaaaaaaactatactcAAGCAAAATGTTTAAAGCGAATTACGTACACATGCTAAATCAAAAAATATTCCGCTTGGTTTTTGTGTATGGGTTAACTAATAACTTTTTCCCCCCCAAGTTTTTTGATGCTATACTGTTGTTACAAATGCTGCTGACCGGGTCATGCGTAACGCATGAAGTGATGCTGCTgagaggaagaagaaggaagCTCTAAAATTCCAATTTTGATAAAACTCAAAGGAATCAACACAAACACGTACACAGAAGAAGAGGGGAAGCAGTAGATCGGAAATGCTCCAAACACAGCTCCCCAACATACACCATTCACTCTCCGATGAACGCACGTGAACGCTCGTGGACATGCAAATAAAGGGCATAAAAACGAACTACGTTTCTAATCATCTTTGAGCATGGCATTCGAAGGCTACCAAAACCCGAGCACCAAGTCCCTTTGGTTTAGGCTAAACAGATCAAAGGAGGCGTTGCAAAACAGGAGCGCAAAATCCTTTGAATGACACGTGGCGCACAAGCGGTGGGTGTAGCGCATGTTgaacaaaagaagaagaagaaaaaacaacaatagaGTGTGGCCACATAATAGAAGCCACATGAAAACACGATCATAAAGTAACGAGACACATTAAGGGCAGAAATAAGCTAGAAACAACCAAACAGCAAACAGACAgagaacaaaattaaaaaaaaaatcaatatcacAACATGCGTATGTGTTGACGAGTGTAGCGTGTGTCGACGATGTATGTATGAAAAACAGCAgtaaaaaagatggaaaaccaatgtttaaataaaaagtaaaataaaaacgaggtATCTATACACGGTGAGTTATCATTTACAAACCCTTAGCGGCAGCACTATGGACCAAGGTGTTCGgattaatatttaaaactgAAAGCCGAGCAAGTTCAAAATCAAATATCAAAAGTATTATTCATCGAACATGGCACCACCATCCATAAAATCTACTCCATCGTCGTTAAGTCCATCCTCCGTCTGGTCGGTCTCGCCAAGCTCTGCTCGCTTACTCTGGAAAAAGTTGCCATCCGAAGCCTCACTATCGTAGGTGCAACTCCTACTTCCGTGGCCTATTTTATCACCATTCTCCGCCAGCCGTTTGCGAAAGTTTGCCTCGCTGTAGGAACAGCTTATTTTGGCCGGATGATCAACGTCAGAACAAGCGACCAAATCGAGCGGTAGGTAGGTCCGTATAAACTCGTACACCTTCTCCTTATCCTTGGCTAGATTGTTCAACTGAACGCGTCGCTTCTTCGGGAGCAACGATTCCGTCATGAACGAAAAATGATGATGCATACACTGGTAGGTGATGTCTGTATCGGCCTGCTGGCAGATGCTGAGCCACCGTTTAACGCACCCGACCGGAGTGCTCCTGTCCCCGGCGAAGAGGGCCGGATTGGAAAGTATGCCGCGGGCCGTCATTACTCCTGGGGACGGGAATCGAGAGCAACATTgtcatgtttattttcactgAGCGTCGCTAATACGTTTCGGGGCCATTTTCGTTACCAGTGGAAACCGCCATGTTATTTACTAGCAAACCAAATCAACTCCACACAGCAGGCTGTGGAGTTTTATTTAAGTGCTTTAACAGATCGTTCTACAgtgtttgaagaaaattaaaaaacataaacacaacgAGAAAACTTTTGTCGATGGAGCAAAAACAGAATTCAAAATCGGCTGCTTCCGCGATATCGGAATTTGAGCAGGAAGGGTCGTACGAAGAGGATGCCTTTCAACAGCGCATCAACGATATACGAATGCAGTTAGACGACACGTACAACATTTTCGTAAACGCTCGAGAAACACTTTCTTCGATATCGTtcgaaaatttaaatgaacgTCCAAATcaggaaaactttccttcgACGTGGGAAAACCTGACGGCCGACGAACAAGCTCTGCAAGAAATCACCCTGGTGCGCGATGCCAACAATCGCGTGGATGTAGTGCAATCTATGGAGCAAATGCCAAAGGAATCTCGGCGTAGAACATCCATCGAGGACATTCCAGAGCTGAGCAAATTTTACCAAGTCATGAAAGACTTGGCGGAAGGCATCAAGAAAATAAGCGGTCACCAGCAGTCAATAACGGAGCTGAACGAGGATTTTAACAACTTAAGTGAACAGTTGGCACAACCATCCGGATCGGGCACGTCTCTACCGGAGGAAATGGCGAATATGAGCATGGATTGATCCGTCCCCATTAAAAGGGGAAtatccttctttttttaaatcaaccgtaatgaaaaacaaattaaatgataaGAATTGCAGCTCTTACCATCGCACTGTGTCTCCCGATGCATTTGTTCTGCATCGTCAAGAGTGAATATATCACCATTAGCGACCATGGGGATGGCGATTGATTGTTTGATTTCTCTCAGTGCGTCTTTGTGCACGGGAACGTTCGTTTTCTCCGCCGCGGTTCGTCCATGCACGGTCAAGAAGCTGATGCCGGTTGCTTCGAGCTGGCGGCACATTTCGATTGTCTCCTTTAGGTGTGTGCTTGACAACAATCGAACCTTTACCGACACGCTGAATGAGTTTGGCATGTTCCGGCGCACCGTGCCCAGCAGGTCAGCTATCATCTCCGGATTTTTAAGCATCGCACTACCGTAGCCTTCCTTCATTGCCCACCGTTGCGGGCAGCCACAGTTCAAATCTACACCATCAACATAACTAGAACGTAAATGTAGCATTACTATACTATGCGTTTGAAATAAATAGCCAATGGACTCACGGATAGACCATTTCAGTTGCAGAAAGAAAGTCGGTAACATTGTTTGCTGCAAATTGGGCTATCAGAGGCGTATCGTCTGAAAAAGCCGGAAGCACACGGTTGAAACAATCGGTAAGTTGAGCGGCGCTTACACACTTCCGTTACCTTTGTTAGTTGTAAATTCATTCAGTCGCGCCTTTTCGCTTCTGCAAAACGAGTCAGCCATGATCATGCTGGTGAAAGCAATATCCGTGCCGTACGACCGAACCAAATTGCGGAACTCGAGCCTACGAGATAGATTGAAACGAATTAGATATTTGAGCATTATCACTTTCTTCAAATTGATGGTCTGCTTCCATCACACGTGGTGGTCGTACTTGCTGTATCTTACCATCGGAGCACAAATCTTGAGATATGTTTTCCGTTCCGCTGCCGAGCTGAACAGATcgtgaatgtttgttttcactttttcctgTAAATCAAAATCAACGGATATGTTATTGCAGTAAACTAATTAAGGGACACAATTCTAAAAAGGAGATTTTCGTACTTCCATTGCGACTAATTTTTAGCGATATCAACACAAAGTATACAATGTTTACTATT from Anopheles coustani chromosome 3, idAnoCousDA_361_x.2, whole genome shotgun sequence harbors:
- the LOC131258659 gene encoding tRNA-dihydrouridine(20a/20b) synthase [NAD(P)+]-like, which codes for MEEKVKTNIHDLFSSAAERKTYLKICAPMVRYSKLEFRNLVRSYGTDIAFTSMIMADSFCRSEKARLNEFTTNKDDTPLIAQFAANNVTDFLSATEMVYPYVDGVDLNCGCPQRWAMKEGYGSAMLKNPEMIADLLGTVRRNMPNSFSVSVKVRLLSSTHLKETIEMCRQLEATGISFLTVHGRTAAEKTNVPVHKDALREIKQSIAIPMVANGDIFTLDDAEQMHRETQCDGVMTARGILSNPALFAGDRSTPVGCVKRWLSICQQADTDITYQCMHHHFSFMTESLLPKKRRVQLNNLAKDKEKVYEFIRTYLPLDLVACSDVDHPAKISCSYSEANFRKRLAENGDKIGHGSRSCTYDSEASDGNFFQSKRAELGETDQTEDGLNDDGVDFMDGGAMFDE